In Streptomyces alboniger, the following are encoded in one genomic region:
- a CDS encoding amidase, with protein MTADRAEGLTRTARALAEGEVSSRALTERALARIEAAQPSLNAFKRVRAEAALAEADAADRELAAGGPFAGRPLLGVPLAVKDDMDVAGEPTAFGCRGDFPPKSEDCEAVRRLRASGAVIVGKTNTCELGQWPFTEGPGFGDTRNPWNPGHTPGGSSGGSAAAVAAGLVPAALGSDGAGSVRIPAAWTHLVGIKPQRGRISTWPWPEAFHGITVNGPLARTVADAALLLDAASGSHRGDLHRPPAVRAAEAATRDPGRLRIALSLRMPFTATPKRLHPAVRQRVVALADRLAALGHDVEEADPDYGRIGLAFVPRATAGIAEWARHVPDSSLLDRRTREAARMGRLLGGAPLRLARRAEAALHRRVGAVFSAYDVVIAPTTATPPPRIGALAAMSGWRTDQAMIAACPYAWPWNVLGWPGVNVPAGRVAGTLPVGAQLLGPAGSEPLLVSLAAQLEADQRWYEQWPAPAQEAERTA; from the coding sequence ATGACTGCCGACCGTGCCGAAGGCCTGACCCGTACCGCTCGCGCGCTGGCCGAGGGAGAGGTGTCCTCGCGTGCGCTGACCGAGCGGGCGCTGGCCAGGATCGAGGCGGCGCAGCCCTCGTTGAACGCCTTCAAGCGGGTGCGGGCCGAGGCCGCGCTCGCCGAGGCGGACGCCGCCGACCGGGAGTTGGCCGCGGGCGGGCCGTTCGCGGGGCGGCCGTTGCTGGGGGTGCCGCTGGCCGTCAAGGACGACATGGATGTGGCGGGTGAGCCGACCGCGTTCGGATGCAGGGGTGACTTCCCGCCGAAGTCCGAGGACTGTGAGGCCGTGCGGCGGCTGCGGGCGTCCGGTGCCGTGATCGTCGGCAAGACCAATACGTGCGAGCTGGGGCAGTGGCCCTTCACGGAGGGGCCCGGCTTCGGCGACACGCGCAACCCGTGGAATCCCGGTCATACGCCCGGCGGTTCGTCGGGCGGCTCGGCGGCCGCGGTGGCCGCGGGTCTGGTCCCCGCGGCGCTGGGCTCGGACGGGGCGGGTTCGGTACGGATACCCGCCGCCTGGACCCATCTGGTCGGCATCAAGCCGCAGCGCGGCCGGATATCGACCTGGCCGTGGCCCGAGGCGTTCCACGGCATCACCGTCAACGGCCCGCTCGCCAGGACGGTCGCCGATGCCGCGTTGCTCCTCGACGCGGCGAGCGGCAGCCACCGGGGTGACCTGCACCGGCCGCCCGCGGTACGCGCCGCCGAGGCCGCCACCCGCGACCCGGGGCGGCTGCGGATAGCGCTGTCGCTGCGCATGCCGTTCACGGCGACGCCCAAGCGGTTGCATCCGGCGGTGCGGCAGCGGGTCGTCGCGCTGGCGGACCGGCTCGCCGCGCTCGGGCACGACGTGGAGGAGGCCGACCCGGACTACGGTCGGATAGGGCTGGCGTTCGTGCCGCGCGCCACGGCGGGCATCGCGGAGTGGGCGCGGCACGTCCCCGACAGCTCGCTCCTCGACCGGCGCACCCGGGAGGCGGCGCGTATGGGGCGCCTGCTGGGCGGTGCGCCGCTGCGCCTGGCACGCCGCGCCGAGGCCGCGCTGCACCGTCGGGTGGGTGCGGTCTTCTCCGCGTACGACGTGGTGATCGCGCCGACGACGGCCACTCCCCCGCCGCGGATCGGCGCGCTGGCGGCGATGAGCGGCTGGCGCACCGACCAGGCGATGATCGCCGCCTGCCCCTACGCCTGGCCGTGGAACGTCCTCGGCTGGCCGGGCGTCAACGTCCCCGCGGGACGGGTCGCGGGCACTCTCCCGGTCGGCGCCCAGCTGCTCGGTCCCGCGGGCAGCGAGCCGCTGCTGGTGTCCCTGGCCGCGCAGTTGGAGGCGGACCAGCGGTGGTACGAGCAGTGGCCGGCCCCGGCCCAGGAGGCGGAACGGACGGCATGA
- a CDS encoding amidohydrolase, translating into MTSADDTRTPAPVAPLLSGLDGRLPGLRTLYEDLHAHPELSFQEVRTAGVVAARLREQGWEVTEGVAGTGVVGVLTAGEGPVVLLRADMDGLPVKEETGLPYTSGRTAVGSDGEEVPVMHACGHDMHVTCLLGATAQLAANRKAWRGTVVAVFQPAEEVGGAPAMIEDGFRERFPRPEVCLGQHVAPAPVGFVGTRPGPLMAASDSLRVRLFGRGGHGSMPESTVDPVVLAAAVVLRLQTVVSREVGAAQAAVVTVGAIHGGTKENIIPDMVELKVNIRSTTPAVRERVLAAVERIIRAEAAASGAPREPEITELNSFPVTVNDHAATATVRSALVAALGEGRVFTLPRPLIGSEDFGAFGTALEVPSVFWHFGGADPALFAGLDPDALLEDGIPPTIPANHSALFAPLPGPAIEVGVTALLAAAAQWLTGTAEVNRRA; encoded by the coding sequence ATGACATCTGCCGATGACACCCGCACGCCCGCACCCGTGGCCCCGCTGCTGTCCGGCCTCGACGGACGGCTGCCCGGTCTGCGCACGCTCTACGAGGACCTGCACGCCCACCCCGAGCTGTCCTTCCAGGAGGTGCGTACGGCGGGCGTCGTCGCCGCGCGGCTGCGGGAGCAGGGCTGGGAGGTCACCGAAGGGGTGGCCGGTACGGGAGTCGTCGGCGTGCTCACCGCGGGCGAGGGGCCTGTGGTGCTGCTGCGCGCCGACATGGACGGGCTGCCCGTCAAGGAGGAGACGGGACTCCCCTACACCTCCGGGCGGACCGCGGTCGGCAGTGATGGGGAGGAGGTCCCCGTGATGCACGCGTGCGGGCACGACATGCACGTCACCTGTCTCCTCGGCGCCACCGCGCAGCTGGCCGCCAACCGGAAGGCCTGGCGCGGCACGGTGGTGGCGGTGTTCCAGCCGGCCGAGGAGGTGGGCGGGGCGCCGGCGATGATCGAGGACGGCTTCCGCGAGCGCTTCCCGCGCCCCGAGGTGTGCCTGGGCCAGCATGTGGCGCCCGCGCCCGTCGGCTTCGTCGGCACCCGGCCGGGGCCGCTGATGGCGGCTTCCGACAGTCTGCGGGTGCGGCTCTTCGGGCGCGGCGGGCACGGTTCGATGCCCGAGAGCACCGTGGACCCGGTGGTGCTCGCGGCCGCGGTCGTGCTGCGCCTACAGACCGTGGTCTCGCGAGAGGTGGGAGCGGCGCAGGCGGCCGTGGTGACCGTAGGGGCGATCCACGGCGGCACCAAGGAGAACATCATCCCGGACATGGTCGAGCTCAAGGTCAACATCCGCTCCACGACTCCCGCCGTACGGGAACGGGTCCTCGCCGCCGTCGAGCGGATCATCCGCGCCGAGGCGGCCGCGTCCGGCGCCCCCAGGGAGCCGGAGATCACGGAGCTGAACTCCTTCCCCGTCACCGTGAACGACCACGCGGCCACCGCCACGGTCCGCTCCGCCCTCGTCGCGGCGCTCGGCGAAGGGCGCGTGTTCACCCTGCCGCGGCCGCTGATCGGCAGCGAGGACTTCGGCGCCTTCGGCACCGCGCTCGAAGTCCCCTCCGTCTTCTGGCACTTCGGCGGCGCCGACCCCGCCCTGTTCGCGGGCCTCGACCCCGATGCCCTGCTGGAGGACGGGATACCTCCCACCATCCCCGCCAACCACTCCGCCCTGTTCGCGCCGCTGCCCGGCCCGGCCATCGAGGTGGGGGTGACGGCGCTGCTCGCGGCGGCGGCGCAGTGGCTGACGGGCACGGCCGAGGTGAACCGCAGGGCCTAG
- a CDS encoding dihydrolipoyl dehydrogenase family protein, which produces MTDAKTYDVVVIGAGPVGENVADRARAAGLSAAIVESELVGGECSYWACMPSKALLRPVIARADARRVPGLRQSVGGPLDAAAVLAHRDDYTSHWKDDGQVGWLEGVGVDLYRGHGRVAGPRQVTVAGTDGTETALRARHAVAVCTGTRAALPDLPGLADVKPWTSREATAADRVPDRLLVVGGGVVAVEMATAWQALGSSVTVLVRGGGLLPRMEPFAGELVQEALTEAGAEIRSGVSVTAVTRENGTVTATLDDGSTLRADEILFATGRAPRTDDIGLETVGLEPGSWLPVDESLRVAGSDWLYAVGDVNHRALLTHQGKYQARVAGAAIAARAQGVPLLETDRWGAHAATADHAAVPQVVFTDPEAASAGLTLAEAEAAGHRVRAVDYDMAGVAGAGLYADGYRGRARMVVDLDREILLGVTFVGPGVGELIHSATMAVAGEIPLDRLWHAVPAYPTISEVWLRLLETYRG; this is translated from the coding sequence ATGACGGATGCCAAGACGTACGACGTAGTAGTCATCGGTGCAGGTCCCGTGGGGGAGAACGTCGCGGACCGGGCCCGCGCGGCGGGGCTGAGCGCCGCGATCGTGGAGAGCGAACTCGTCGGAGGCGAGTGCTCCTATTGGGCGTGCATGCCCAGCAAGGCCCTGCTGCGCCCCGTCATCGCCCGCGCGGACGCCCGCCGCGTCCCCGGGCTGCGCCAGTCCGTGGGGGGCCCGCTCGACGCGGCCGCGGTCCTCGCGCACCGCGACGACTACACCTCGCACTGGAAGGACGACGGCCAGGTCGGCTGGCTGGAGGGCGTCGGCGTCGACCTCTACCGGGGCCACGGCCGCGTCGCCGGACCCCGCCAGGTCACGGTCGCCGGCACGGACGGCACCGAGACCGCGCTGCGGGCCCGCCACGCGGTCGCCGTCTGCACCGGCACCCGCGCGGCCCTGCCCGACCTGCCGGGCCTCGCCGACGTCAAGCCGTGGACGAGCCGCGAGGCGACCGCCGCGGACCGCGTGCCGGACCGCCTCCTGGTGGTGGGCGGCGGCGTCGTCGCCGTGGAGATGGCCACGGCCTGGCAGGCGCTGGGATCGAGCGTGACCGTACTCGTGCGGGGCGGGGGCCTGCTGCCCCGCATGGAGCCGTTCGCGGGCGAGCTGGTCCAGGAGGCCCTGACGGAGGCGGGCGCCGAGATCCGCTCCGGTGTCTCCGTCACCGCTGTCACACGCGAGAACGGCACGGTCACCGCGACCCTGGACGACGGCTCGACCCTCCGGGCGGACGAGATCCTCTTCGCCACGGGCCGTGCACCGCGCACGGACGACATCGGCCTGGAGACGGTGGGCCTGGAGCCCGGCTCGTGGCTGCCGGTCGACGAGAGCCTGCGCGTGGCGGGCAGCGACTGGCTGTACGCGGTGGGCGATGTGAACCACCGCGCTCTCCTCACCCACCAGGGCAAGTACCAGGCCCGCGTCGCGGGCGCCGCCATCGCCGCCCGCGCCCAGGGCGTCCCCCTCCTGGAGACCGACCGCTGGGGCGCCCACGCCGCCACCGCCGACCACGCAGCCGTACCCCAGGTGGTCTTCACCGACCCGGAGGCGGCCTCGGCGGGCCTGACCCTCGCGGAGGCCGAGGCCGCGGGGCACCGGGTGCGCGCCGTCGACTACGACATGGCGGGCGTCGCGGGCGCGGGCCTCTACGCCGACGGCTACCGGGGCCGCGCCCGCATGGTCGTCGACCTGGACCGCGAGATCCTCCTCGGCGTCACCTTCGTCGGCCCCGGCGTCGGCGAACTCATCCACTCGGCGACGATGGCGGTGGCCGGGGAGATCCCCCTGGACCGCCTGTGGCACGCGGTCCCGGCCTACCCGACGATCAGCGAGGTCTGGCTGCGGCTCCTGGAGACGTACCGCGGCTGA
- a CDS encoding PAS domain-containing protein, producing MSRSEGAPDGPGEADAAVWRGRFLSLLDRSPAPTAISSGDGVVSVANPAFARALGLQPGRVANRPLLDLLTPTNRQQLRKLDEAMRSGRRSRYPVEVSWTAGATPRHGQLTVEPVTDPLEDTPPLLVTLRVAQERTDAPGRGTRARPDEAGDDVAHPSLSAQEARILRLVAGGATTSVVARTVGIGVDGVNYHLTRLCRRLRAQNRTALVARAYVLGLLDPTAWPPAVAPPTARHTSAPTSAGPR from the coding sequence GTGTCCCGGTCGGAGGGGGCACCGGACGGGCCCGGAGAGGCGGACGCGGCCGTGTGGCGGGGCAGGTTCCTGAGCCTGCTCGACCGTTCCCCGGCGCCGACCGCCATCAGCAGCGGCGACGGGGTGGTCTCGGTCGCCAACCCCGCCTTCGCCAGGGCCCTGGGACTCCAGCCGGGCCGGGTCGCGAACCGGCCACTGCTGGACCTGCTCACCCCCACCAACCGACAGCAGCTCCGCAAGCTGGACGAGGCCATGCGCTCCGGCCGCAGGTCCCGCTACCCGGTCGAAGTGAGCTGGACGGCCGGGGCGACGCCCCGCCACGGACAGCTGACCGTCGAGCCGGTCACCGACCCACTGGAGGACACACCGCCCCTGCTGGTGACGCTGCGCGTGGCACAGGAACGGACGGACGCCCCGGGGCGCGGCACCCGGGCGCGGCCGGACGAGGCGGGGGACGATGTCGCGCACCCGTCCCTGAGTGCGCAGGAGGCCCGCATCCTGCGCCTGGTCGCGGGCGGCGCCACGACATCGGTGGTCGCGCGGACCGTCGGGATCGGCGTCGACGGCGTCAACTACCACCTGACCCGGCTGTGCCGGCGGCTGCGGGCTCAGAACCGGACGGCGCTGGTGGCCCGGGCGTACGTGCTGGGCCTCCTCGACCCGACGGCGTGGCCGCCCGCGGTCGCGCCACCCACCGCGCGCCACACCTCGGCACCCACCTCCGCCGGTCCCCGCTAG
- a CDS encoding LacI family DNA-binding transcriptional regulator produces the protein MVQIPNQQPAKRSVPTSADVARLAGVSRATVSYVLNNAGTVRISEPTRRRVHEAARELGYVPHAAARSLRAGHSRMVLMPTSEIPMGPLFSRFFNELQWALSRLDYTVVQYASLGMTGEDAARAWAELRPVAVLAPDTSALGPHGVTVLKRSGAKAVFTLGPQRVEGAHALLMDGRRVGEAAARHLLARGRRRIGAVVPEEPGLDLFSRPRVEGLRAAVADAHIAGASVTELPLAYEEGSAAGLAARWRSLGLEGVFAYNDEYAMLLMRALQDEGIAVPEEAAVIGSDDLMLGRLLRPRLSTVRIELPSGRGLAELVDRVVRDPGAEPEVHDMLGAAVVHRESS, from the coding sequence ATGGTGCAGATACCGAACCAGCAGCCGGCCAAGCGCTCCGTGCCGACAAGCGCCGACGTCGCACGCCTCGCGGGCGTCTCCCGCGCGACCGTCAGCTACGTCCTCAACAACGCCGGCACCGTACGGATCAGCGAGCCCACCCGCCGCCGCGTCCACGAGGCCGCCAGGGAACTGGGCTACGTCCCGCACGCGGCCGCCCGCAGCCTGCGCGCCGGACACAGCCGCATGGTTCTCATGCCCACGTCGGAGATACCGATGGGCCCGCTCTTCAGCCGGTTCTTCAACGAACTCCAGTGGGCGCTCAGCCGCCTCGACTACACCGTCGTGCAGTACGCGAGCCTCGGCATGACCGGCGAGGACGCCGCCCGCGCCTGGGCCGAGCTGCGCCCCGTGGCCGTCCTCGCCCCCGACACCTCCGCCCTCGGGCCGCACGGCGTGACGGTCCTGAAGCGGTCGGGCGCCAAGGCCGTCTTCACGCTCGGCCCGCAGCGCGTCGAGGGCGCGCACGCGCTCCTGATGGACGGACGCCGGGTGGGGGAGGCCGCCGCCCGGCACCTGCTGGCCCGGGGGCGGCGCCGGATCGGCGCCGTCGTCCCCGAGGAGCCCGGCCTCGACCTCTTCTCACGGCCCCGCGTCGAAGGCCTCCGCGCCGCCGTCGCGGACGCGCACATCGCAGGCGCCTCGGTCACCGAACTGCCCCTCGCCTACGAGGAGGGGTCCGCCGCCGGGCTCGCGGCGCGCTGGCGCTCGCTGGGCCTCGAAGGCGTCTTCGCGTACAACGACGAGTACGCGATGCTGCTGATGCGGGCCCTCCAGGACGAAGGCATCGCGGTCCCCGAAGAGGCGGCCGTCATCGGCTCCGACGACCTCATGCTCGGCAGACTGCTGAGGCCCCGGCTCAGCACCGTCCGCATCGAGCTGCCCTCCGGCCGCGGCCTCGCGGAACTCGTCGACCGCGTGGTGCGCGACCCGGGCGCCGAACCCGAGGTGCACGACATGCTCGGAGCGGCCGTCGTGCACCGCGAGTCCAGCTGA
- a CDS encoding bifunctional cytochrome P450/NADPH--P450 reductase gives MSESPTVVDVTATGLTSTPVQQAVELARRHGPLYVRRYHGRDVAFASSLGLVEELSDETRFAKGVGPALQNVRGIAGDGLFTAYDDEPNWAKAHDILLPAFAMNSMRTYHPHMLRVARRLIASWDGRFTPGAAESAPVGVSEDMTRMTLDTIGLSGFGYDFESFGRTDPHPFVEALVRALGHSQAKLARVPGGDYAAEDGQFAADALFLARIVDEVIDARKAAGDTSTDDLLGLMLNSPHPGSGEALDEANIRNQVITFLIAGHETTSGTLAFALYYLLKNPAALHRAQSEVDTLWGDTPDPEPSYEDVGRLRYVRQVLNEALRLWPTAPAFQRRARFDTTIGGHYPLGAGESVVVLTPMLHRDPVWGDNVEEFDPERFAPEAEAARSPHAYKPFGTGERACIGRQFALHEATMLLGMLVHRYRFIDHAGYDLSVKETLTLKPDGFTMTLAARTPEDRERSRSALRELTSLTGSAGPVNGAGAAADRGRDGLPARVLPGTALALLHGSNFGTCRAYAEQLGEQAAELGFDVRVSPLDEAVGTLAADTPVAIVAASYNGQPTDDAHQFVDWLTQAGPDAARAVPYTVLGVGDRNWAATYQRVPTLIDEGLAASGASRLMERVEADASGDLAGSVRRFASALRDTLLERYGDPRSVGAGDTAPPPRAYDVVEVTGGPLDALAARHGTVAMTVAESADLVDPAHPLARPKRFLRVALPDGVTYRTADHLSVLPVNAPESVERAAAVLGVDLEAVLNIRAHKPGRATLPLDRPVIARELLSRYVELHDAPTAEQVALLAGHNPCPPERITLEQLAADQQALAERPGCLLDLVEDHPALRGQLPWPALLELLPPVRPRHYSISSSPAASPRHADLMVSLLSAPDRSGRGTFRGTGSSYLHRVRPGDTLHARVQPCRDSFRLPCDGRAPVIMVGAGTGLAPFRGAIADRLERLRGGGELAPALCYFGCDHPDVDYLHRAELEDAERAGAVSMRPTYSKAPEGDLRFVQHRIAAEAEEVWRLLEAGAAVHVCGDGSRMAPGVREAFQSVRTKFAGGDAAEAEAWWRDLVTEGRYVEDVYASS, from the coding sequence ATGAGCGAATCCCCCACCGTCGTCGATGTCACGGCAACCGGACTGACCAGCACCCCCGTTCAGCAGGCCGTGGAGCTCGCGCGCCGGCACGGCCCGCTCTACGTCCGCCGCTACCACGGCCGCGACGTCGCCTTCGCCTCCTCCCTCGGTCTTGTCGAGGAACTGTCCGACGAGACGCGTTTCGCCAAGGGCGTCGGGCCCGCTCTACAGAACGTCCGGGGCATCGCCGGTGACGGCCTGTTCACCGCGTACGACGACGAGCCCAACTGGGCCAAGGCGCACGACATCCTGCTCCCCGCCTTCGCCATGAACTCCATGCGTACGTACCACCCGCACATGCTGCGCGTGGCCCGGCGCCTCATCGCCTCCTGGGACGGCCGGTTCACACCGGGCGCGGCCGAGTCCGCGCCGGTGGGCGTCTCGGAGGACATGACGAGGATGACGCTGGACACCATCGGCCTGTCCGGCTTCGGCTACGACTTCGAGTCGTTCGGCCGCACCGATCCCCACCCCTTCGTCGAAGCGCTCGTACGGGCGCTCGGGCACAGTCAGGCGAAGCTGGCCCGGGTGCCGGGCGGGGACTACGCGGCCGAGGACGGGCAGTTCGCCGCCGACGCCCTCTTCCTGGCGCGGATCGTCGACGAGGTGATCGACGCCCGCAAGGCGGCGGGCGACACCTCCACCGACGATCTGCTCGGCCTGATGCTCAACTCCCCCCATCCCGGGAGCGGGGAGGCGCTGGACGAGGCCAACATCCGCAACCAGGTCATCACCTTCCTGATCGCCGGGCACGAGACGACGTCGGGCACGCTCGCCTTCGCCCTCTACTACCTGCTGAAGAACCCGGCGGCGCTGCACCGCGCCCAGTCCGAGGTGGACACGCTGTGGGGTGACACGCCGGACCCCGAACCGTCGTACGAGGACGTGGGCAGGCTGCGTTACGTACGCCAGGTCCTCAACGAAGCGCTGCGGCTGTGGCCCACCGCCCCCGCGTTCCAGCGCCGGGCCCGCTTCGACACGACGATCGGCGGTCACTATCCGCTCGGGGCGGGCGAGTCCGTGGTGGTGCTCACCCCGATGCTGCACCGGGATCCGGTGTGGGGCGACAACGTCGAGGAGTTCGATCCGGAACGCTTCGCCCCCGAGGCGGAGGCGGCCCGCTCCCCCCACGCGTACAAGCCGTTCGGCACCGGTGAACGCGCTTGCATCGGGCGTCAGTTCGCTCTGCACGAGGCCACGATGCTGCTCGGCATGCTCGTGCACCGCTACCGGTTCATCGACCACGCGGGCTACGACCTGTCCGTCAAGGAGACCCTCACCCTCAAGCCCGACGGCTTCACCATGACCCTGGCCGCCCGCACGCCCGAGGACCGCGAACGGAGCCGGTCCGCGCTGCGCGAGCTGACGTCCCTCACGGGGTCGGCCGGTCCGGTGAACGGGGCGGGCGCCGCAGCCGATCGGGGACGGGACGGTCTGCCGGCCCGGGTGCTTCCCGGTACCGCGCTGGCCTTGCTGCACGGCTCCAACTTCGGGACCTGCCGGGCGTACGCGGAGCAACTCGGCGAGCAGGCCGCGGAGCTGGGCTTCGACGTACGCGTCTCACCTCTGGACGAGGCCGTCGGCACCCTGGCCGCCGATACTCCGGTGGCGATCGTCGCGGCCTCGTACAACGGCCAACCCACCGATGACGCACACCAGTTCGTGGACTGGCTGACACAAGCGGGGCCGGACGCCGCCCGCGCGGTGCCGTACACGGTTCTCGGCGTCGGGGACCGGAACTGGGCCGCGACCTATCAGCGGGTGCCCACCCTCATCGACGAGGGGCTCGCGGCGTCCGGCGCGAGCCGCCTCATGGAGCGCGTGGAAGCCGACGCCTCCGGAGATCTGGCCGGTTCGGTACGGCGCTTCGCCTCGGCGCTGCGCGACACGCTGCTGGAGCGCTACGGCGACCCGAGGAGCGTCGGGGCGGGCGACACCGCTCCCCCGCCCCGGGCCTATGACGTCGTGGAGGTCACCGGCGGGCCGCTGGACGCGCTGGCCGCGCGGCACGGCACGGTGGCGATGACGGTGGCGGAGAGCGCCGACCTGGTCGACCCCGCGCACCCGCTGGCCCGCCCGAAGCGGTTCCTGCGCGTCGCGCTCCCCGACGGCGTGACCTACCGCACCGCCGACCACCTGAGTGTCCTGCCGGTCAACGCACCCGAGTCGGTCGAGCGTGCTGCGGCCGTTCTCGGGGTCGACCTGGAAGCGGTCCTCAACATCCGGGCGCACAAGCCCGGACGGGCCACCCTGCCGCTCGACCGGCCGGTCATCGCCCGTGAACTGCTCAGCAGGTACGTGGAGTTGCACGACGCCCCGACCGCGGAGCAGGTGGCTCTGCTCGCCGGGCACAACCCGTGCCCGCCCGAGCGGATCACCCTGGAGCAACTGGCCGCCGATCAACAGGCGTTGGCAGAACGGCCCGGCTGCCTGCTCGATCTGGTCGAGGACCATCCGGCGCTGCGGGGGCAGCTGCCCTGGCCCGCGCTGCTCGAACTGCTGCCGCCGGTCCGGCCCCGCCACTACTCCATATCCTCGTCCCCCGCCGCCTCACCGCGCCACGCCGACCTGATGGTCTCGCTCCTGTCAGCGCCGGACCGCTCGGGCCGCGGGACCTTCCGCGGCACGGGTTCCTCGTATCTCCACCGCGTACGGCCCGGGGACACGCTGCACGCGCGCGTGCAGCCGTGCCGGGACTCATTCCGCCTTCCCTGCGACGGTCGTGCGCCGGTCATCATGGTCGGCGCGGGAACGGGCCTCGCCCCCTTCCGCGGAGCGATCGCCGACCGCCTGGAGCGGCTGCGCGGTGGCGGCGAACTCGCCCCGGCGCTGTGCTACTTCGGCTGCGACCACCCGGACGTCGACTATCTGCACCGGGCGGAACTGGAGGACGCGGAACGCGCGGGCGCGGTGTCCATGCGCCCCACGTACTCCAAGGCCCCCGAGGGTGACCTGCGTTTCGTCCAGCACCGGATCGCGGCCGAGGCCGAGGAGGTCTGGCGCCTGCTCGAGGCGGGGGCCGCGGTCCACGTCTGCGGCGACGGTTCCCGGATGGCCCCCGGGGTGCGGGAGGCGTTCCAGAGCGTGCGTACGAAGTTCGCGGGCGGCGACGCGGCCGAGGCCGAGGCCTGGTGGCGGGACCTGGTCACCGAGGGGCGCTACGTCGAGGACGTGTACGCGAGCAGCTGA
- a CDS encoding pyridoxamine 5'-phosphate oxidase family protein gives MQITQHTYRDVSQRQRDTLERLASERDIWVSTAHPDHGPHQVPLWFLWDGQAVWMCTGANSATARNAREEPRVRLALPDTADVVLLKGEAECFPAQKVPTEAADAFTAKFGWDPREGEGPFTYLRVVPKTVLAWRDEPELRGRVIMREGAWLA, from the coding sequence ATGCAGATCACGCAGCACACGTACCGCGATGTGTCGCAGCGGCAGCGCGACACCCTCGAACGGCTCGCTTCGGAACGGGACATATGGGTCTCGACGGCGCACCCGGACCACGGCCCGCACCAAGTGCCCCTGTGGTTCCTGTGGGACGGGCAGGCGGTGTGGATGTGCACCGGCGCGAACTCCGCGACCGCGCGCAACGCCCGCGAGGAACCCCGGGTGCGCCTGGCCCTGCCCGACACCGCCGACGTGGTGCTCCTGAAGGGGGAGGCGGAGTGCTTCCCGGCCCAAAAGGTGCCGACGGAGGCTGCGGACGCGTTCACCGCGAAGTTCGGGTGGGACCCCCGCGAGGGGGAGGGCCCCTTCACCTATCTCCGGGTGGTGCCGAAAACCGTGCTGGCGTGGCGCGACGAGCCGGAACTGCGCGGCCGGGTCATCATGCGCGAGGGGGCGTGGCTCGCCTAG
- the trxA gene encoding thioredoxin has protein sequence MSNATLELTKENFDRTVTDNEFVLIDFWASWCGPCKQFAPVYEKAAEANPDLVFAKVDTEAQPELAAAFNIQSIPTLMIVRDQVAVFAQPGALPEAALTDVIGQARNLDMDEVRRQVAEEQSKQQEQEQ, from the coding sequence ATGAGCAACGCGACTCTGGAGCTCACCAAGGAGAACTTCGACCGGACGGTCACGGACAACGAGTTCGTTCTGATCGACTTCTGGGCTTCGTGGTGCGGTCCTTGCAAGCAGTTCGCCCCGGTCTACGAGAAGGCCGCCGAGGCCAACCCCGACCTGGTCTTCGCCAAGGTCGACACGGAGGCCCAGCCGGAGCTGGCCGCCGCCTTCAACATCCAGTCCATCCCGACCCTGATGATCGTCCGCGATCAGGTCGCGGTCTTCGCCCAGCCGGGCGCGCTGCCCGAGGCGGCGCTGACGGACGTCATCGGGCAGGCCAGGAACCTGGACATGGACGAGGTGCGCAGGCAGGTCGCCGAGGAGCAGTCCAAGCAGCAGGAACAGGAGCAGTGA